In Rhodobacter xanthinilyticus, a single window of DNA contains:
- a CDS encoding cold-shock protein produces MEQAPMQMREVRGRVKWFDPGKGFGFIIDGAGGPDILLHANVLRNFGQGSVADNAGIVVLVQSTPRGAQAVEVLEIEPPEGEGRIAPIEDLGDADPDVIAAMPLEPARVKWFDKVKGFGFANVFGRSEDVFVHIEVLRRSGFADLGPGEAVCLRVIEGKRGRMAAQVVSWEAAARSGA; encoded by the coding sequence ATGGAACAGGCGCCGATGCAAATGCGGGAGGTCCGCGGGCGGGTCAAATGGTTCGACCCGGGCAAGGGGTTCGGCTTCATCATCGACGGGGCGGGCGGGCCCGATATCTTGCTCCACGCGAATGTGCTGCGCAACTTCGGGCAGGGCTCGGTGGCCGACAATGCCGGGATCGTCGTGCTCGTGCAATCGACCCCGCGCGGCGCGCAGGCGGTCGAGGTGTTGGAGATCGAGCCGCCCGAGGGCGAGGGCCGGATCGCGCCGATCGAGGATCTGGGCGATGCCGACCCCGACGTGATCGCGGCGATGCCGCTCGAGCCCGCGCGGGTCAAATGGTTCGACAAGGTCAAGGGCTTCGGCTTTGCCAATGTGTTCGGCCGCTCCGAGGATGTCTTCGTGCATATCGAGGTGCTGCGCCGGTCGGGCTTTGCCGATCTCGGCCCGGGCGAGGCGGTGTGCCTGCGGGTGATCGAGGGCAAACGCGGCCGGATGGCGGCGCAGGTGGTGTCTTGGGAAGCCGCAGCGCGCAGCGGCGCCTGA
- the trpE gene encoding anthranilate synthase component I: MVALSPSFEAFEQAWKSGKNQLVYARLAADLDTPVSLMLKLADTQANAFMLESVTGGEVRGRYSIVGMKPDVIWECRGETARINRQARFEERFDELPGHPFESLRALIAESRIEMPEDLPAAAAGLFGYLGYDTIRLVEHLPNINPDPIGVPDAVLLRPSLVAVLDGVKGDVILCAPAFQGSGLSARAAYAQAAERVMDALRDLDRTPAQTREMGEVAQVGPLRSNFTPEGYKQAVEKAKEYIRAGDIFQVVPAQRWAADFPLPPFALYRSLRRTNPSPFMFYLNFGGFQIVGASPEILVRLREGEVTIRPIAGTRPRGTTPAEDRALEEDLLADKKELAEHLMLLDLGRNDVGRVAKIGTVHPTEKFVIERYSHVMHIVSNVVGELADGEDALSALLAGLPAGTVSGAPKVRAMEIIDELEPEKRGIYGGGVGYFAANGEMDMCIALRTAVVKDHTLYIQAGGGVVFDSDPEAEFQETVNKSKALRKAAEDAGRFVGPSNS, from the coding sequence ATGGTCGCCCTCTCCCCCTCGTTCGAAGCCTTTGAACAGGCTTGGAAATCTGGCAAGAACCAGCTCGTCTACGCGCGCCTCGCGGCCGATCTCGACACGCCGGTCTCGCTGATGCTGAAGCTCGCCGATACGCAAGCCAACGCCTTCATGCTCGAATCGGTCACCGGCGGCGAGGTGCGCGGGCGCTATTCGATCGTGGGGATGAAGCCCGATGTGATCTGGGAATGCCGGGGCGAGACGGCGCGGATCAACCGTCAGGCGCGGTTCGAGGAGCGCTTCGACGAGCTCCCCGGCCACCCGTTCGAGAGCCTGCGCGCGCTGATCGCGGAGAGCCGGATCGAGATGCCCGAGGATCTGCCCGCCGCTGCGGCCGGCCTCTTCGGCTATCTCGGCTATGACACGATCCGCCTTGTCGAGCACCTGCCCAACATCAACCCCGACCCGATCGGCGTGCCCGATGCGGTGCTGTTGCGGCCCTCGCTCGTTGCGGTGCTCGACGGGGTGAAGGGCGATGTGATCCTCTGCGCGCCGGCGTTCCAGGGCTCGGGCCTCTCGGCGCGGGCGGCCTATGCGCAGGCGGCCGAGCGGGTGATGGATGCGCTGCGCGATCTCGACCGCACGCCCGCGCAGACCCGCGAGATGGGCGAGGTCGCGCAAGTGGGTCCGCTGCGCTCGAACTTCACCCCCGAGGGCTACAAGCAGGCCGTTGAAAAGGCGAAAGAATATATCCGCGCCGGCGATATCTTCCAGGTCGTGCCCGCGCAACGCTGGGCGGCGGATTTCCCGCTGCCGCCGTTCGCGCTCTACCGCTCGCTGCGCCGCACGAACCCCTCGCCCTTCATGTTCTACCTCAATTTCGGCGGTTTCCAGATCGTCGGCGCGAGCCCCGAGATCCTGGTGCGGCTGCGCGAGGGCGAGGTCACCATCCGCCCGATCGCCGGCACCCGCCCGCGCGGCACCACGCCCGCCGAGGATCGCGCGCTCGAGGAGGATCTGCTCGCCGACAAGAAGGAGCTCGCCGAGCACCTGATGCTGCTCGATCTGGGGCGCAATGATGTCGGCCGGGTCGCCAAGATCGGCACCGTCCACCCGACCGAGAAATTCGTGATCGAGCGCTACAGCCACGTCATGCATATCGTCTCGAATGTGGTGGGCGAATTGGCCGACGGCGAGGATGCGCTCTCAGCGCTCTTGGCGGGGCTGCCGGCGGGCACCGTCTCGGGCGCGCCGAAGGTCCGCGCGATGGAGATCATCGACGAGCTCGAGCCGGAAAAGCGCGGCATCTATGGCGGCGGCGTGGGCTATTTCGCGGCGAATGGCGAGATGGATATGTGCATCGCGCTGCGCACCGCGGTGGTGAAGGATCACACGCTTTACATCCAGGCCGGCGGCGGGGTCGTCTTCGACAGCGACCCGGAGGCCGAGTTCCAGGAAACCGTAAACAAATCCAAGGCCTTGCGAAAGGCTGCCGAGGATGCGGGGCGGTTCGTGGGCCCCTCGAACAGCTGA
- the pdxH gene encoding pyridoxamine 5'-phosphate oxidase, with the protein MSDRTGIFAGDDPFAIAMRWLEEAEKTELNDPNAMAIATVDAEGLPNVRMVLLKEIEGRETPSGGAFVFYTNYHSAKAQEIEGAGKAAFVMHWKSLRRQIRVRGIVTREEGPQADAYYASRSLKSRLGAWASHQSQPLASRTALMTEVARVTAAHGPSPKRPPFWGGYRITPLEIEFWADGAFRLHDRFRWRRADPASDWAVTRLNP; encoded by the coding sequence ATGAGCGACAGAACCGGGATTTTCGCGGGCGATGACCCCTTTGCCATTGCGATGCGGTGGCTCGAGGAGGCCGAGAAGACCGAGCTGAACGACCCGAACGCGATGGCGATCGCGACGGTCGATGCCGAGGGGCTGCCCAATGTGCGGATGGTGCTGCTCAAGGAAATCGAGGGCCGCGAGACGCCCTCGGGCGGGGCCTTCGTCTTCTATACCAACTATCATTCCGCCAAGGCGCAGGAGATCGAGGGCGCCGGCAAGGCCGCTTTCGTGATGCATTGGAAGAGCCTGCGCCGGCAGATCCGGGTGCGCGGGATCGTGACGCGCGAGGAGGGGCCGCAGGCGGATGCCTATTATGCCTCGCGCTCGCTGAAATCGCGGCTCGGCGCCTGGGCCTCGCATCAGAGCCAGCCGCTGGCGTCCCGCACGGCATTGATGACCGAGGTGGCGCGCGTCACCGCCGCTCATGGCCCGAGCCCGAAACGCCCGCCGTTCTGGGGCGGCTACCGGATCACGCCGCTCGAGATCGAATTCTGGGCCGATGGCGCCTTCCGGCTGCATGACCGCTTCCGCTGGCGCCGCGCTGACCCAGCGTCAGATTGGGCGGTGACCCGCCTGAACCCCTGA
- the gpt gene encoding xanthine phosphoribosyltransferase, with product MTDRLPHEKGFHVSWDQLHRDARALAWRLDGKGPDAGAWRAIVGITRGGLVPAAIVARELNIRVVDSISVKGYSHQTQSPPKVIKAPQAELMGDGTGILIVDDLVDSGKTLELVRSLYPKAHFATVYAKPKGREQVDSFITEVSQDTWIFFPWDMALQYVQPYRGTD from the coding sequence ATGACCGACCGTCTGCCCCATGAAAAAGGCTTCCATGTGAGCTGGGATCAGCTCCACCGCGATGCGCGCGCGCTGGCCTGGCGGCTCGATGGCAAGGGCCCCGATGCCGGCGCCTGGCGCGCGATCGTGGGGATCACCCGCGGCGGCCTCGTCCCCGCCGCGATCGTCGCGCGCGAGCTCAACATCCGCGTGGTCGATTCGATCTCGGTGAAGGGCTACAGCCACCAGACGCAAAGCCCGCCGAAGGTGATCAAGGCCCCGCAGGCCGAGCTGATGGGCGACGGCACCGGGATCTTGATCGTCGATGACCTCGTCGACAGCGGCAAGACGCTCGAGCTTGTCCGCTCGCTCTACCCGAAGGCGCATTTCGCCACCGTCTACGCCAAGCCCAAGGGCCGCGAACAGGTCGACAGCTTCATCACCGAGGTCAGCCAGGATACCTGGATCTTCTTCCCCTGGGATATGGCGCTGCAATATGTCCAGCCCTACCGCGGCACCGATTGA
- a CDS encoding aminotransferase has protein sequence MPLTPLNPAFAATFAPPVMEARRWLEGVAFPPERPLINVSQAAPVDPPPEALRRAIAEAALDTPAAHLYGPVLGLPELRAELARQWSAAYGGEISAPQVAITQGCNQAFCAVMATLAGAGDEVILPTPWYFNHKMWLDMAGVRAVPLATGAGLLPDPEAAAALITPATRAIVLVSPNNPGGAEYPAELVRAFLELARARGLALILDETYRDFDSRTGAPHDLFADPDWPDTFIHLYSFSKAYRLTGHRVGAIVAAEARLAEVEKFLDTVAICPSQLGQIAALWGVRHLGQWVAGERAEILARRAAMEAGLARLEGWKMLGCGAYFAYVEHPDPRPAPEFARALVREAGVLLLPGTMFMPETDPRGARQLRIAFANVDAAGIDALMVRLAAAGPKP, from the coding sequence ATGCCCCTCACGCCGCTCAACCCCGCTTTCGCCGCCACCTTCGCGCCGCCCGTGATGGAGGCCCGCCGCTGGCTCGAGGGGGTCGCCTTCCCGCCCGAACGCCCGCTGATCAACGTCTCCCAGGCCGCCCCCGTCGACCCGCCGCCCGAGGCGCTGCGCCGCGCCATCGCCGAGGCCGCGCTCGACACCCCCGCCGCCCATCTCTACGGGCCGGTGCTCGGCCTGCCCGAGCTGCGCGCCGAGCTCGCGCGGCAATGGTCGGCGGCCTATGGCGGCGAGATTTCCGCCCCCCAGGTCGCGATCACGCAAGGGTGCAACCAGGCGTTTTGCGCGGTGATGGCGACGCTTGCGGGCGCGGGCGATGAGGTGATCTTGCCGACGCCGTGGTATTTCAACCACAAGATGTGGCTCGATATGGCGGGCGTGCGCGCGGTGCCGCTCGCCACCGGCGCGGGGCTCCTGCCCGACCCGGAGGCCGCAGCCGCGCTGATCACGCCCGCGACACGCGCGATCGTTCTCGTCTCGCCCAACAACCCGGGCGGCGCCGAATACCCCGCCGAGCTCGTGCGCGCCTTTCTCGAGCTCGCCCGCGCGCGGGGCCTCGCGCTGATCCTCGATGAGACCTATCGCGATTTCGACAGCCGCACCGGCGCGCCCCATGATCTCTTCGCCGATCCGGACTGGCCCGATACTTTCATCCATCTTTACAGCTTTTCAAAGGCTTACCGCCTGACCGGCCACCGCGTCGGCGCGATTGTCGCGGCTGAGGCCCGCCTCGCCGAGGTCGAGAAATTCCTCGATACGGTGGCGATCTGCCCCAGCCAGCTCGGCCAGATCGCAGCACTTTGGGGGGTGCGCCACCTCGGCCAATGGGTCGCGGGCGAGCGCGCCGAGATCCTTGCGCGCCGCGCCGCGATGGAGGCGGGGCTTGCGCGGCTCGAGGGCTGGAAGATGCTCGGCTGCGGCGCCTATTTCGCCTATGTCGAACACCCCGACCCGCGCCCGGCGCCCGAGTTCGCCCGCGCGCTGGTGCGTGAGGCGGGGGTGCTCCTCCTCCCCGGCACGATGTTCATGCCCGAAACCGACCCGCGCGGCGCGCGGCAATTGCGCATCGCCTTTGCCAATGTCGATGCCGCGGGGATCGACGCGCTGATGGTGCGCCTTGCGGCGGCGGGGCCAAAGCCCTAA
- the fabI gene encoding enoyl-ACP reductase FabI translates to MANTLMAGKRGLIMGLANDKSIAWGIAKALGNAGAELAFSYQGEALKKRVEPLAAQLGSDILVECDVADQGSLDRLFETLKEKWGTLDFVVHAIGFSDKNELRGRYVDTSPANFAMTMDISVYSFTAVCKRAAEMMPNGGSLLTLTYYGAEQVMPHYNVMGVAKAALEASVKYIAEDLGKLGIRCNAISAGPIKTLAASGIGDFRYIMKWNELNSPLRRNVTQEEVGKAALYLCSDLGSGTTGENLHVDAGYHVVGMKAVDAPDIDVVTGRKD, encoded by the coding sequence ATGGCGAACACCCTTATGGCCGGCAAACGCGGGCTGATCATGGGTCTGGCGAACGACAAGTCGATCGCCTGGGGGATCGCGAAAGCGCTCGGCAATGCCGGGGCGGAGCTTGCGTTCTCCTATCAGGGCGAGGCGCTGAAAAAGCGCGTCGAACCGCTCGCGGCCCAGCTTGGCAGCGATATCCTGGTCGAATGCGATGTCGCCGATCAGGGCTCGCTCGATAGGCTCTTCGAGACGCTGAAAGAGAAATGGGGCACGCTCGATTTCGTCGTCCATGCGATCGGGTTCTCGGACAAGAACGAGCTGCGCGGCCGCTATGTCGATACCTCGCCCGCGAATTTCGCGATGACGATGGATATTTCGGTCTACAGCTTCACCGCGGTGTGCAAACGCGCCGCCGAGATGATGCCGAATGGCGGCTCGCTCCTGACGCTGACCTATTACGGCGCCGAGCAGGTGATGCCGCATTACAACGTGATGGGGGTGGCCAAGGCCGCGCTCGAGGCGTCGGTGAAATATATCGCCGAGGATCTGGGCAAGCTCGGCATCCGCTGCAACGCGATCTCGGCGGGCCCGATCAAGACGCTCGCGGCCTCGGGCATCGGCGATTTCCGCTATATCATGAAGTGGAACGAGCTGAACTCGCCCTTGCGCCGCAATGTGACGCAAGAAGAGGTCGGCAAGGCCGCGCTCTATCTGTGCTCGGATCTGGGCTCGGGCACCACCGGCGAGAACCTGCATGTCGATGCGGGCTATCATGTCGTCGGCATGAAGGCGGTGGATGCGCCCGATATCGACGTGGTCACCGGCCGGAAGGACTGA
- a CDS encoding DUF2127 domain-containing protein — MSSPTAAPIEMRARLARAAHWAFEASLAAKGALAAAEAASGLVLLALPGGALAHLAQRLTAHELSEDPRDHLANALLHGAEALSVDARGFYAAYFLSHGLLKLAVVALLARGVLWAYPAAVALLSAFILYQLHRYALAPDPAMLWLSALDLVVIALTVQEWRRRHAG; from the coding sequence ATGTCCAGCCCTACCGCGGCACCGATTGAGATGCGCGCGCGGCTCGCGCGGGCGGCGCATTGGGCCTTCGAGGCGAGCCTTGCCGCCAAGGGCGCGCTCGCGGCGGCCGAGGCGGCCTCGGGGCTCGTGCTCCTCGCCCTGCCCGGCGGCGCGCTTGCGCATCTCGCGCAGCGGCTGACCGCGCATGAGCTCTCCGAAGACCCGCGCGATCATCTCGCAAATGCGCTCCTGCACGGCGCCGAGGCGCTCTCGGTCGATGCGCGCGGCTTCTACGCGGCCTATTTCCTCTCGCATGGCCTTCTGAAACTCGCCGTCGTGGCGCTTCTGGCGCGCGGGGTGCTCTGGGCCTATCCGGCGGCGGTGGCGCTGCTCTCGGCCTTCATCCTCTACCAACTCCACCGCTACGCGCTCGCCCCCGATCCCGCGATGCTCTGGCTCTCCGCCCTCGATCTCGTCGTGATCGCGCTGACCGTGCAGGAATGGCGCCGCCGCCACGCGGGCTGA
- a CDS encoding DUF192 domain-containing protein, translated as MGSRSAQRRLSAAAALILAAQAAAAAPACESDLARIKRADGEERVFHIELADDPAERARGLMGRAPLAPGAGMLFVYETERPVAFWMKDTPAPLDMLFINAAGQVVRVHPRAVPFDETPIPSGAPVRFVLEIAGGQAAAQGLAPGAVLAHPAIAPASAAWPCR; from the coding sequence TTGGGAAGCCGCAGCGCGCAGCGGCGCCTGAGTGCCGCCGCGGCGCTGATCCTCGCGGCACAGGCCGCGGCGGCGGCGCCCGCCTGCGAGAGCGATCTGGCCCGGATCAAGCGCGCCGATGGCGAGGAGCGGGTGTTTCACATCGAGCTGGCCGATGACCCGGCCGAGCGCGCGCGCGGGCTGATGGGGCGCGCCCCGCTCGCGCCCGGCGCCGGGATGCTCTTCGTCTACGAGACCGAGCGGCCCGTCGCCTTCTGGATGAAGGACACGCCCGCGCCGCTCGACATGCTGTTCATCAATGCCGCGGGGCAGGTGGTGCGCGTGCACCCGCGCGCGGTGCCTTTCGACGAAACCCCGATCCCCTCGGGCGCGCCGGTGCGCTTCGTGCTCGAGATCGCGGGCGGGCAGGCGGCGGCGCAAGGCCTCGCGCCGGGCGCGGTTCTCGCCCATCCCGCGATCGCGCCGGCCAGCGCGGCCTGGCCCTGCCGCTGA
- a CDS encoding LysE family translocator → MTLAAFVAIYLVHLAAAISPGPAVLLAARTGLREGFARGSWLAVGIGLGACAWAVAALFGLAVLFRVAPALLTVLKFAGAAYLIYLAYKMWRHAPEPLDDRLPEETSARGPLGLVWQGIATQLANPKPAVFFGTIFLTFVPPHAPAWAYGVILAIIFINDAGWNVIVARIFSLERTRRGYLALKTTIDRIFGGLLALLGLKLALT, encoded by the coding sequence ATGACGCTCGCCGCATTTGTTGCGATCTATCTCGTGCATCTCGCGGCGGCGATCTCGCCCGGGCCGGCGGTCTTGCTGGCGGCCCGGACCGGGCTGCGCGAGGGCTTTGCGCGGGGCAGCTGGCTTGCCGTCGGCATCGGCCTTGGCGCCTGCGCTTGGGCGGTGGCGGCGCTCTTCGGGCTCGCCGTGCTCTTCCGCGTGGCGCCCGCGCTGCTCACCGTGCTGAAATTCGCGGGCGCGGCCTATCTCATCTATCTGGCCTACAAGATGTGGCGCCACGCGCCCGAGCCGCTCGACGACCGCCTGCCCGAGGAAACCTCGGCGCGCGGGCCCCTGGGCCTCGTCTGGCAGGGCATCGCGACCCAGCTTGCCAACCCCAAACCCGCGGTCTTCTTCGGCACGATCTTTCTCACCTTCGTGCCCCCCCACGCCCCCGCCTGGGCCTATGGCGTGATCCTCGCGATCATTTTCATCAACGACGCCGGCTGGAACGTGATCGTCGCGCGGATCTTCTCGCTCGAGCGCACCCGGCGCGGCTATCTTGCGCTGAAAACCACGATCGACCGCATTTTCGGCGGGCTTCTCGCCCTTCTCGGGCTGAAACTCGCGCTGACCTGA
- a CDS encoding peptidylprolyl isomerase — protein sequence MSNKLRSHGKSMVVWVLLAMLVLGLGGFGMSNFSGRLSAIGSVGETEVSVNDYARALRDALTSTGQQMGRPLTMAEASQFGLDREVQGQLFGQAAVAEAARVLGLSVGDVELNRQITAAQAFQGLDGKFDRETYRSMLRQQGYTESQFEADLRSDIARALLTEGVSGGTVAPAGTAAALAAFLTEERAISFVEITEAGLAAPIAAPDEATLEAWYKDHPEEFTSPEIRKFSYVWLTPEMLMDKVTLDDDTLRAAYEERRDEFQQPEKRSVDRLVYPTAEEAAAARAKLDAGASFGDLATERGLSLSDTDLGEVTEAELGAAGAAVFALSEPGVVGPLETDLGPALFAMNGISPAQNTSFEEAKADLGAEAKAERARRMIGEMTTDLEDRLAGGATLEQLASETDMELGTIDMAPGTDDGIAGYEAFRAAAGKATPEDFPELGNLDDGGVFALRLDGTVAPALIPFDEAREAVAESWRKAELATRTKARAEELKAAIDAGQTLAAAGMIVETTAKLRRTGFIEGVPAALIDAAFDTEPGKGAVVAAEGRSFVVQVDAVAPADPASEEVTALKASIADQLAKSLTGDMLDLYARAAQAEAGITLDSAAINAVQSQMQ from the coding sequence ATGTCGAACAAGCTGCGCAGCCATGGCAAGAGCATGGTCGTCTGGGTGCTCCTTGCAATGCTTGTGCTGGGGCTTGGCGGCTTTGGCATGTCGAACTTCTCCGGCCGGCTGAGCGCGATCGGCTCGGTGGGCGAAACCGAGGTCTCGGTGAACGACTACGCCCGCGCGCTGCGCGATGCGCTGACCAGCACCGGCCAGCAGATGGGCCGCCCGCTGACCATGGCCGAGGCGAGCCAGTTCGGGCTCGACCGCGAGGTCCAGGGCCAGCTCTTCGGTCAGGCGGCGGTCGCGGAAGCGGCGCGGGTGCTCGGCCTGTCGGTGGGCGATGTCGAGCTCAACCGCCAGATCACCGCCGCACAGGCCTTCCAGGGGCTCGACGGCAAGTTCGACCGCGAAACCTACCGCAGCATGTTGCGCCAGCAGGGCTATACCGAGAGCCAGTTCGAAGCCGATCTGCGCTCCGACATCGCGCGCGCGCTGCTCACCGAGGGGGTCTCGGGCGGCACCGTGGCGCCCGCCGGCACCGCCGCCGCGCTCGCCGCCTTCCTGACCGAAGAGCGCGCGATCTCCTTTGTCGAGATCACCGAGGCGGGCCTCGCCGCGCCGATCGCCGCGCCCGACGAGGCGACGCTCGAGGCGTGGTACAAGGACCACCCCGAGGAGTTCACCTCGCCCGAGATCCGCAAGTTCAGCTATGTCTGGCTCACCCCGGAGATGCTGATGGACAAGGTCACGCTCGATGACGACACGCTGCGCGCCGCCTATGAGGAGCGCCGCGACGAGTTCCAGCAACCCGAGAAACGCTCGGTCGACCGGCTCGTCTACCCCACCGCCGAAGAGGCCGCCGCCGCGCGCGCCAAGCTCGACGCGGGCGCGAGCTTTGGCGATCTGGCGACTGAACGCGGGCTTTCGCTCTCCGACACCGATCTGGGCGAGGTCACCGAGGCCGAGCTCGGCGCCGCCGGCGCGGCGGTTTTCGCGCTGAGCGAGCCGGGCGTCGTCGGCCCGCTCGAGACCGATCTCGGCCCCGCCCTCTTCGCGATGAACGGCATCTCGCCCGCGCAGAACACCTCCTTCGAGGAGGCCAAGGCCGATCTCGGCGCCGAGGCCAAGGCCGAGCGCGCGCGCCGGATGATCGGCGAGATGACCACCGATCTCGAGGATCGTCTGGCCGGCGGCGCGACGCTCGAACAGCTCGCCAGCGAGACCGACATGGAGCTCGGCACGATCGACATGGCGCCGGGCACCGATGACGGGATCGCGGGCTATGAGGCCTTCCGCGCCGCCGCCGGGAAGGCCACGCCCGAGGATTTCCCCGAGCTTGGCAATCTCGATGACGGCGGCGTCTTCGCGCTGCGCCTCGATGGCACGGTGGCGCCGGCGCTGATCCCCTTCGATGAGGCGCGCGAGGCGGTCGCCGAGAGCTGGCGCAAGGCCGAGCTCGCCACCCGCACCAAGGCCCGCGCCGAAGAGCTGAAGGCCGCGATCGACGCGGGCCAGACGCTTGCCGCCGCCGGGATGATCGTCGAGACGACCGCGAAACTGCGCCGCACCGGCTTCATCGAGGGCGTGCCCGCCGCGCTGATCGACGCGGCTTTCGACACCGAGCCCGGCAAGGGCGCGGTGGTGGCGGCCGAGGGGCGCAGCTTCGTCGTGCAGGTCGATGCCGTCGCCCCGGCCGACCCCGCGAGCGAGGAGGTCACCGCGCTGAAGGCCTCGATCGCCGATCAGCTCGCCAAATCGCTCACCGGCGACATGCTCGATCTCTACGCCCGCGCCGCCCAGGCCGAGGCCGGGATCACCCTCGACAGCGCCGCGATCAACGCGGTGCAGTCCCAGATGCAGTAA